One window of the Natrinema sp. CBA1119 genome contains the following:
- a CDS encoding coenzyme F420-0:L-glutamate ligase gives MELNGVVDLPEIRPGDDIADLVADRAALEPGDVLTVASTIVSKAEGRTANLEDYPVSGRAEEIADRISALADEEKDPRFAQAVLEESTELLIDAPFLLTETRFGHICVNAGIDRSNVPDHDLLLLPKRPTGSAERIRSGLERRGLEDVAVVVTDTCGRPFRHGQRGVALGWAGMPASRDWRGELDRDGHELGVTVQSVVDELAAAANLVTGEGAGGTPAVVVRGWDFGDHEGSDELFRSVESDFVRQSLREWRFSE, from the coding sequence ATGGAACTCAACGGCGTGGTGGACTTGCCCGAAATCCGCCCCGGCGACGACATCGCCGACCTCGTCGCGGATCGGGCCGCTCTCGAGCCCGGCGACGTGCTCACCGTCGCCAGCACCATCGTCTCGAAGGCCGAGGGACGGACGGCGAATCTCGAGGACTACCCGGTCAGCGGCCGGGCGGAAGAGATCGCCGACCGGATCTCGGCGTTGGCAGACGAGGAGAAGGACCCGCGATTCGCGCAGGCGGTCCTCGAGGAGAGCACGGAACTGCTGATCGACGCCCCCTTTCTGCTGACCGAAACTCGATTCGGCCACATCTGCGTCAACGCGGGGATCGACCGCTCGAACGTACCGGATCACGACCTGTTACTCCTGCCGAAGCGACCGACCGGGAGCGCCGAGCGGATTCGATCGGGGCTCGAGCGGCGGGGCCTCGAGGACGTCGCGGTGGTCGTCACGGACACCTGCGGTCGCCCGTTCCGACACGGCCAGCGCGGCGTCGCGCTCGGCTGGGCCGGGATGCCCGCGAGCAGGGACTGGCGGGGCGAGCTCGACCGGGACGGCCACGAGCTCGGCGTCACCGTCCAGTCGGTCGTCGACGAACTCGCCGCCGCCGCGAACCTCGTCACCGGCGAGGGAGCCGGCGGCACGCCCGCCGTCGTCGTCCGGGGCTGGGACTTCGGCGATCACGAGGGGAGCGACGAACTCTTTCGATCCGTCGAGAGCGACTTCGTTCGGCAGTCGCTTCGAGAGTGGAGGTTCAGTGAATGA
- a CDS encoding MarR family transcriptional regulator: MPIDIDTFDREAEFEGDRTQAERILSFLALNDDKAFRRREIADSTGIDPNAVSAVLSRLKERDLVRHKPPYWAAGDPERVRSAIDLRRSLDTLNEQLGTEDMDAWRDAGADEQHPSQRGTDGE; encoded by the coding sequence ATGCCGATCGATATCGACACGTTCGACCGGGAAGCGGAGTTCGAAGGGGACCGGACCCAGGCGGAGCGGATACTCTCCTTTCTCGCTTTGAACGACGACAAGGCGTTCAGGCGACGGGAAATCGCCGATTCGACGGGCATCGATCCGAACGCCGTCAGCGCGGTACTGAGCCGATTGAAGGAGAGAGATCTGGTGCGACACAAGCCACCGTACTGGGCCGCCGGTGATCCGGAACGCGTTCGGTCCGCCATCGACCTGCGTCGCAGCCTCGATACGCTCAACGAGCAACTCGGCACGGAAGATATGGACGCGTGGCGTGACGCCGGCGCTGACGAGCAGCATCCGAGCCAACGGGGGACGGACGGCGAATGA
- a CDS encoding growth inhibitor yields MKYERGDIVEAGDPFNEEKPSRPFAIVSTTAHPFDGEQYIAVTLTTRTWYDETIPLGEDDFLDGGLPKRSSLVPWGVVSLSHDDVLDWFGRVERAPLDERVDRPVGYLRE; encoded by the coding sequence ATGAAGTACGAACGCGGCGACATCGTCGAGGCCGGTGATCCGTTCAACGAGGAGAAACCGAGTCGCCCGTTCGCGATCGTCAGCACCACTGCCCATCCGTTCGACGGAGAACAGTACATCGCAGTCACGTTGACGACGCGAACGTGGTACGACGAGACGATTCCGCTCGGCGAGGACGACTTTCTCGATGGCGGACTCCCGAAACGGAGCTCCCTCGTCCCTTGGGGTGTCGTCTCGCTGTCTCACGACGACGTTCTCGATTGGTTCGGCCGAGTAGAGCGTGCGCCGCTAGACGAAAGGGTCGACAGACCCGTCGGCTATCTACGAGAGTAA
- a CDS encoding hydantoinase B/oxoprolinase family protein: protein MTVNTDDSNGGDGDGSIDPVTLEVIRNQLESVAEEMGQTLIRGAYSPNIKERRDCSTALFDADGRLIAQAEHIPVHLGAMPAAVAAVRERDPKPGDVFVLNDPFTGGTHLPDVTMVSPLAPGRKSGSGADDERALDGETDGRNGDDIVGYAVSRAHHADVGGMTPGSMPANSREIYQEGLRLPPTRLVAGGQVREEVRSLVLANVRNPRERRADLRAQRAANERAEARLESLFDEHGRETVLEGFDAVIDYSRERVEREIAALPDGTYEATDVLEGDGVTDEDIEIAVAVTIDGEGIDVDFSGTDDQLAGNLNAPLAVAKSAVYFVVRCLTDPEIPPNHGCYEPVEISAPEGSLLDPEPPAAVVGGNVETSQRVTDTVFTALARAAPDRVPAQGQGTMNNLTIGARDGSVTYYETIGGGFGARPDRDGMDGVQVGMTNTLNTPVEALETEYPLRVERYALREGSGGRGRYRGGEGLERSVTVETDATVSLLTERRRHAPKGVDGGDDGATGENLIDGEAVPAKTTVDVAAGTTVTVRTPGGGGHGEPDEREE from the coding sequence ATGACTGTGAATACCGACGACTCGAACGGCGGCGACGGCGACGGAAGCATCGATCCGGTCACCCTCGAGGTGATTCGCAACCAGTTGGAGAGCGTCGCCGAAGAGATGGGACAGACCCTGATCCGGGGAGCGTACTCCCCGAACATCAAGGAGCGCCGGGACTGCTCGACGGCGTTGTTCGACGCTGACGGGCGGCTGATCGCGCAGGCCGAACACATCCCGGTCCACCTCGGCGCGATGCCGGCGGCCGTCGCAGCTGTCCGGGAGCGCGACCCGAAGCCGGGCGACGTGTTCGTGCTCAACGACCCCTTCACCGGCGGGACGCACCTGCCAGACGTGACGATGGTGTCACCGCTCGCGCCCGGACGAAAAAGCGGGAGCGGCGCGGACGATGAGCGTGCTCTCGACGGCGAGACCGATGGGCGAAACGGCGACGATATCGTCGGCTACGCCGTCTCGCGCGCACACCACGCCGACGTGGGCGGGATGACCCCCGGGAGCATGCCGGCCAACTCGAGGGAGATCTACCAGGAGGGACTCCGGCTCCCGCCGACCCGGCTCGTCGCGGGCGGGCAGGTCAGAGAGGAGGTCCGCTCGCTCGTCCTCGCGAACGTGCGCAACCCTCGCGAGCGCCGGGCCGACCTCCGGGCGCAGCGGGCGGCCAACGAACGCGCCGAGGCGCGGCTCGAGTCGCTGTTCGACGAGCACGGCCGCGAGACCGTCCTGGAGGGGTTCGACGCGGTGATCGACTACTCCCGCGAGCGCGTCGAGCGCGAGATCGCGGCGCTCCCCGACGGCACCTACGAGGCGACCGACGTGCTCGAGGGCGACGGCGTGACCGACGAGGATATCGAGATCGCCGTCGCGGTGACGATCGACGGCGAGGGCATCGACGTGGACTTCTCGGGAACCGACGACCAGCTCGCGGGGAACCTGAACGCGCCGCTGGCGGTCGCGAAGAGCGCCGTCTACTTCGTCGTGCGCTGTCTCACCGACCCCGAGATTCCGCCGAACCACGGCTGCTACGAACCGGTCGAGATCAGCGCGCCCGAGGGATCGCTGCTCGATCCGGAGCCGCCCGCGGCGGTCGTCGGCGGCAACGTCGAGACCAGCCAGCGGGTCACCGATACCGTCTTCACCGCGCTCGCGCGGGCCGCACCGGACCGCGTGCCGGCGCAAGGGCAGGGCACCATGAACAACCTCACCATCGGCGCGCGGGACGGCTCCGTCACCTACTACGAGACGATCGGCGGCGGCTTCGGCGCGCGTCCGGACCGCGACGGGATGGACGGCGTCCAGGTCGGCATGACGAACACGCTCAACACGCCCGTCGAGGCCCTCGAGACCGAGTACCCCCTCCGGGTCGAGCGCTACGCGCTCCGGGAGGGGAGCGGCGGTCGCGGGCGATATCGAGGTGGGGAGGGGCTCGAGCGCTCGGTCACCGTCGAGACCGACGCGACAGTGTCGCTGCTGACCGAGCGCCGACGCCACGCGCCGAAGGGGGTCGACGGCGGCGATGACGGCGCGACCGGCGAGAACCTGATCGACGGCGAGGCGGTGCCCGCGAAGACGACCGTCGACGTGGCGGCCGGGACGACGGTCACCGTCAGGACGCCCGGCGGCGGCGGACACGGGGAGCCGGACGAGCGAGAAGAGTAG